The stretch of DNA TCATTAGGACAGCTGTTGTGTCTTCTTACAGAAAGGTTTACGATAGGAGCATAAGATATTATTAAGCTTAGTTAATTTGGTCTCTTCTGTCTTTCTTCTACACTTCTTTGTTTTGATATGATTTTTTATTGTATCTCTTAGTTTAGAATTTGCAAGTATGAtcttctatttattatatagtttttatttttacaatacTTGATTGCTCTTGATAGTGCCCTGtgcaactttttttctttcatatgTACTTTCTGAACTTTGCAGTCCTtatcaaaatttctttttgttatttttcaagTGAGTAATATTATCTTCTTTTCATTTCGATTTGTAATTAtacattctcttttctttctcactTGATAGTCCCTTTTCCTGCTAGTGAAATATTTGTTTCCAATTGAAACAGACTTAATAGATTGGGCGGCAAATAAATTGTTATTACTTAATTTAGATGGTTGTAGGGGAACACACTACTACTGCTAATATTTAGCTAGCCTAAATTAACACgtaaatttatattcaatttcaaataattgtttgcaagaaaaaagaaaagctctTTTCTCAATCCTCCCTTGAATTAAAGTTGACTTGCACCTCTGCGATGGGATTTTGGGGGGATTCGATTTTTGCTATGTGAATTCCTCAAACCAAACACCATAATGAGAGTCActcattttgattctttttgcATGCCTCAGACctttcaaaccaaacaaaacccTAAAAGAGTGACTGTCTTACCTAAATGAACTCAAGTTATGATATGTTGACCGTGTCACACCTCGGGGTCTCTTTTGTAAGCCATTTAGAAATTGGGCTATCTTTTGTAAATCAGAGTCTGCGGAAAAGCAcctattttttttaaccttgACCCAGGGATGTAACAGACCCGctacaaatacagaaaattttcattCCAGATGGATAGAGTTTCTCCTGTATTTGTATGGCGTAGGCCAAAGGGTCAACGGGTCAGGTTTTACTACAACTACTTGAAATGCGTTTGGATAACATCCTTTTTCAATTGGGTATGGCTTCTTCGGGGAACGATAACACACAATGATCATCATTTCACAAGTTTTCACATTACACAATTAGCTGTCCTTAGTCACCAGCATTCCACATCACTTTCGTTTTCATTCGTATTAGTTAAAAGCGCCTCCCACACGAAGGCTTCACTTTGAAACTCTAGTATTCCCAAAATCCACGCAACGCTAAAAACCGCTTTGAAGACCGTTTCTCACATGgaaacttttattttagaaacaaGCTACCGCAATGGGTAGAAATTCATTATTTGCGAAAATCACGAGTATACTTTAAAAACTTCATTtgaaatccaaatccaaaatctcacaTGCAGCCAAAAATCTcacaaatattcaaaatttacgGATATCAAGATCCACGAGTAAATCCACTGAACCACAACACTGTCTGATTACTAACAAGTATGCAATAAGCATCAAATCAGAACTGATAACGTAAGGTCGGGATCTCTATCTCACGCTATCTATAGCCTCACGCACCGTCCCAACCCTCACAGCCTGAGCTACCTGGAAAAAAGTAGGGAGTGAGAGCATGTAAACAAGTCTCCTCCtcttagtgggtaccgcaagaCAACGAAGGCAAGCTGTACATACCGACAGATGGAAAGGATAAACAACAATAGTAATAAGTAAATCGTGTATAATAACAATGAATAACAACCACCGATAATCACCAAAGAGGCTACTACTGTAAGGTGAGATTATAAAGTAACGACCAACTATAATCAACGGTTAAACTAGTGCAATAGCAATGATAACTGAACTAAAAATAACTATGATAATGGTATGGATAACCACTACTGCAAAGGAAGATAGAGAAATGACTATGGGCCAACTGCAACTGATAGCACAAGTATACCCAATCAACTGTCGTTTGCCGTATTGGTCTAAGGGCCTCAGGCAATGCCATTCCTGGTCTAATTGGCATATGACTCTAGTAGTAGGCCGCTAGAGCTCatgggtcggatgtacgaccacctttccgaaaaagaacacactcttgtggtggatcagatcgctggtgtacgtgaaatgctcACGAGCTGTGGCAATCGATGCAGTATGCTTAATGGCCAACAACGACAACAAGCCGATAGAACAATCCACAACCATATTTGACCAAATCCGGTCTAATATTTCCGAAGGAATGTCACTATGTCACTGACATATCAGGTCTATGTGCAAGTACAAAATGTCATTAATGATGAAGTCATGGAACGATAATCAATAACTGGAGTGTTACTCTACCACTAGATCAATTATGATACTGCAAGACGAAACAACCGTAGATTAACGAGCACCAAGTAGTGTGTAAGATACTGAGCATATAATCATGATAAGCTATGCAAATCAAAGAGGAAAAAGATAAGAAGTCACCGAGCATGAGCCGCTGGACctacttcggatcgaagtacccacctatatCAGCAGTCGGACCTAGCTCCCGAGGTGTGTAGAATCATCGACCGGACCTACGATAGATCCACCGAGTCAGGGTCCAATCCTTTAGCCTCAAAACACATCGCTCGCAAACCCCAAGTCGCTCGCGAAATCGATTTTCCGAAATCGATTCCTGAACTCGCCGAGAATCCCGAAAACGCACCGGGATGCCCCCAGGACCCACGAAACGTCCCGAAACACACCGAATCATGTtgtgagtcacccgctgcccctgAAACACATCCAATTGAGTGTCCGGGCAGCAAACACTTGCACCAAGGTCAACTCGGTCGACACCGGTCGACCGTTTTGTTCCGAGCTTCCGGAAGTGTTCACTTTGGCACCGGAAGCCTCTGCCGCCCATCGGCTGCCTTTGAACACACGAGGGGACCACGACGGCCAGCCAACGAGGCTAGGCGATGATTTCTGGGGCAACCACGTCGCCGAAAACTCATCTCAACACGAAATCGCGTTCTACTGGCGATATCAGCAAAACGCTCCGAAATCCTACTTCCGATTGCACGAGGGCTTCGAAAACTAGACAATAAGTCCAGAGGGTCACAATCAGTGACCACGCGCTGCCCGAGGCAGCCCACACAGCCAATATTGCGTTTAAACCCCTAAACATTCCACAATTCACAAAATTGCAATTTAGGGTTGTTACCATAATCCGTGTGCCATTGGGATGAAGCAAGAGTACCTAtggacaggtctcgacgtgtcGGACACCGTGCTTGCTGTCCGAAGTGAGAACGACGTTCGAGGAGCGTGTTGGAGCTTCACGAAGTGCTGCGACAAACGCATACCGGGAGCAATGATGACTGCGCAGTGAAATGGAGTCTCTCTGGCAGGATCCGAGGCGAGCATGACGATCAATGAGGGTTAGAAATTGTCGTGCTCCTTTCCGGAGGTTTGGGGACGCTTCGTGTGGCCTGAAAAAGCACAAAAGGGCAAAAGAGCCCTAGTTCAAGGGTGTAGGGAGCACCATGGTTCCGGTCGGCAGCTCGGCGGCGTGCGTGGGCCTTGGTCGGGCGCGAAGGGGTAGGGGAGCCTCGTGCTCCCCTCAGCCGGCGCTGGAAGCGGCGGTAGCGGCGCCTCAGGAAGGCCTGGCCCGCAGGGCTAGGGCTAGTGCTAGGGCTCGGGTGGTGGCGGTAGTGGCCGGGGAAGCCACGGGGCAGCGGCAACGACTCGCCTgaggccggagggaggcggcggtgATGGCctgaggcggcggcggcggcggcggcggcgcggcagAGACAGGGCCTCCCTCTACCCAGATCTGCACCGAGAGGAGCTTGATGGCCGCGGCGGCGCTCGACAGTGCTGGGGCCGTTGGGGAGGGTCGCCGGAGGTCCCTGCTATGTGGGGCAAGGCCCGAGGGGGTGTGTGGCCTCTTCCTAGAGCTTCGGTTCcagagagtgagagagggggTTCAGGGAGAGAttaagggaaagagagagagtgaggtgGCCGGCTGGATTTGGGTAGCTAGCGGCCGGGGAGGGGCGTGGTGCACTTTGAGAAGAGAGAGGGTGTCGGCTGAGTGTGAATGGGTCGAGAAcagagttagggttagggttagggttagggttagggttgggagAAGAGAAACCCTTAGTGGGTGTTTAGGCCTCAAGTGGTAATTTTGCGAAAAAGCCCATGAATTCCAACAATTCTTAATCCAGCCCTTCACGGCACGCGTAAAACACAGAATGACACCCCCATGTGCGATTTCGTGCAATTTGGAACATAAACTATTGGGGGATTCTCCAAAATTCGATTTTCCCTATTTCGACCGTTCCTTGGTTTTCGCGCAATTGCGGTAAATCTATCCATCAGATTTATGAACGGACTGCTTTGGTGCGTTTAGCACTGCCGGACCTTGGAGATCACGTTTTTGTTTCGCGAGTCACGGATTTGTATCAaaccccacacacacacacacacacacacacacacacacacacatatatatccCAGATATataaattcgaaatttgaattcaaattcaatttcttaTTTGAATTCCTCATTTCAAAATATCCCAGATTTTACAGACCGACCTAATATGACTATGCAAATCAAGTTGACTCTTAATACACACTAAATTTAGTGATCACCCACTTAATCTTTTATAAGCAAGGCTAACTCTTAATAGATACTAAACTCATTGCTACACCATTTAGTAATTCGACCCAATTACATGAATTGAGATACAAATTGTCAAATTGAGATTCGAATCACACAGTTATTTCAATACTTGAACCAAATTTACTCCATTACTCCTATTCCAAAATAAAATCATTATTTAATCATTTTCTTGTGATTCAGCTGTGTCATCTGATAATTATTTAACTTTGGTGTTGAAGtaacttttgatttttcaaGTGCAATATTTAACTTATGCACTTACGCCTTTTCTAACTTTGGATTTAAAATCTAGTACCAAATTGATGAACTTGTGGTTACTATTTTATGTTCCataatatttttggaaaaacttcaactAATTTGTCTTTGACGGTTTGAACATTCTGTGGTAATTTCAAACTTGATAGCGATTGCGAACGGAAATCACTATAGAACTTTACATGCATCATGTCACTTGCATCACTCACATGCATCACATATTCAAATGCATCGTTTCACCAGCATCACTTCATATGCATCATTTCACATGTATCACGTCACATGCATCATATATTCACATGCATCATTTCACCAGCATCACTTTATATATGCATCACGTAAAAAATAACCCAAGTTCCTCAAGCCAGTAAAAGAGTGTCACCAGATTCTAAAGCTATAGTTAGGAAAGGCACAAGTTACTCCAAATGTTGAACTttgcaaaagaaagaaaaaagaaaaaaaaaatcaaaagatatTTCCAAACCAAATATGAAATAGTTTTAGTTTTGTTTCGCATAACCAAAGCTGAAATAGTTGTAGTTTTGCTCTGCATTTGTTTTTGTGATACAATCAAGTAGTAGGATCAATTTGGTTCAGATATTGGAGTTACATACTATTTGAAtcttaatttgataatttgtatATGAGTTCCTGTGATCGCGTTTAATTATTAAGGGTGTTAGCACTGTGCTTAGTATATCTTAAGAGTCGAGCTTATAATTTGAGTTTAGTGGATATTTAATGTAATGGCATTACTTGTTATTTAGTTGGTGCATTGTGCTTGATTTTGTTTGTCAATTAAAAGACatgagaaaagagaggaaactGACCCTCTTCAACGGCTTTTAGTTTGCATTTTGCTTATTCATACGAGTGATTTATATAGCTTAGGAGAATCTATATGTAAAAGTGCAATTGTTCTGGTGGGTAATGTTGGACTATCTGGATTCCGAGTACCATGTCACTGAAGTTTCACCTGTTGTTGTGTGAATATTGGATGACCTGTTTATGGGACAGTTTCACTACTTAACGCTTTGATCCAGCCCGGCCCTTAAATCCGGGTCCAAATGTAGGCCTAAAGCCAGGAAGCTACACGTCTTGGGCTTCACATGCTTAGTATGAAGTTTGGGCGAGCTTAGCATCAGTGGATTCTAGCTCTGGCTGGTTTTAATAGTTTCTTTTAACATGGCTCGTTTGAAAATCTGGGCCTCAATATAGGACCAAGGCAGGGATTCTTCGGCTTTACGGGTTTAgtattaaattttctttttggagagccATTGGATAATAATTTTCGTTCTCAATTTAGTTTGCCTAGTTAATCTTGACTTTTGTGTTAGCTGGTTTTGTTAGGTTAAAATATGTAACAACTCATAATAACGCATATTTGGTGTGATTCGAAGTTTTACACCCTATTTGCCAACGCCCAAATCGCTAAACTGGTTGGGTTCGATCTCAATATTCCTTATTTCCATTGTTTGGAAATTTATTACTCTATGATTTGAATTGATTTGCACTGATTTTGGGTGGATTTTCATAGGTGTACAAGAAATGATTCAGAGGCAGGATATACTGTACTTttcatatctttttttaatccaaagCTTTTTATTACCTCAAGGTCTTTTGAgttaaaaaaattgtcaaattgcTGAATAATGTGTAAATGATTAAATTAAGTAGTTGGTATCTCTTTTAgcgtagttttttttctttttatttcatttgcaTATTCTACGtttattttactttctttctctttatccCCTCATGTTACCTACCTTTCATCATTCTCAGTTTTCTCCtctatcttttaattttttattatttaaagtctCTAAGACATCCAATGgtttttttatgttattattttctattttgctacacattttatataatagttgtttcttgtttttaaaaaatattcttgtaTTTCCtccttatttttatataaatttttttgttgctGATTCAGAAATCCTTATTCCTCTAGTAAGTTTTTGGAATCTTTTgttttcactttctttttctaGTTCTTTGGTGTTTcggttctttctttctttttttttttttctaagcaATGTATTTCCTATCTTTAGGAAGTTTTGCCCTTGGTTTCTTTCCTATCTAGTAAGTTTTGCTATTGCTTCATAGTGTAATATTGTGTACCTGCTTTTCTTTTTGCCTCTTACCTCATAAAATAACACACGATATTGTTCACCCAAAACTAGCTTCCTGAGAgagacttcttttttttccggTTGCCTTTGTTGCCTTTTCGTGTCCTTGGATATAAATTTTCTTACGTCAAAGCAAAAGGAAGTTCTCTTGTTCATCCCTTattgaatttatttaattttatgctGAATGTTATTACATAttacttttgtttcttttgtttttctcattttattcttGCTACTTTTTCGCTCTCTTATCTGCTGATTATTTATCTTGATGCTTCTGTATGTGCATTATGGGTTTTTTTTAAGAGTAAAGAGTGGTTAATATGTATTATCATGGACACAATTTTCTATGTTAGTTGTATAAGTGATTGTTGTTGAtcttatttatgaaattatgtTCCGATATTTGTTAGTGTCTTCTTCCAATTCAATCTTCActttacatatatatccatTTAATGTTTTGAATTAACCAGATCCTTCTATTTTCATCATGTTTACTTTCATTTCttatttctccttttgtttgTTCTTCCTCCTTttgttcttttctattttttgccTTTATTTTCACTCTCTGTTTGGGTGGTACAATCGTTCTTTAGAGCAAAGCTAAGAAGTTATACGCTAATTTATatgaggtgatttatcttatttaaaaaaaataacttgaatgctGAATATAAgatctaattttaaatatttgataacaTTTCTTGTCATttaaatgtacaaatttatatgaggtgatttatcttgtttaaaaaaataacttgaatgctGAATATAAgatctaattttaaatatttgataacaTTTCTTGTCATTTAAATGTACAAATTAAGAGGGTATACTgaataagatatttatgcatCCAAATAGGGTCTAAGGGAAATAGATTATTGAAGTGAGGAATCTTAACAGTAGCTTACAATTCTTTTACTGAACTCAATTTGTGCAACAACGAAGGGCGTAAATCCAGTTGCTTGCTTtctttttaaatctattttatgATACTTAAAGTATCATAAAAATAGATTGTAACTGATtcttttaaatctattttttaaaaaatgaaattaaatgtaacagatatatatattttatgatacttatcataaaaatagatttattatattaaattataattttaaattattataaataaaaattttaatataaatgtaTGATGGAGGCAGTAGTATCAGTACATAGAATAATTTCCCGAAACCCTTCTTGCTTTCTGTTGTCCGGATCAGTCGCCAAGCGCTCGCTCTGCCCGCACGatcttctcctctccttttcAAAGTATTCCTTTTCTGTCCTTTTGTTACAAAACCTTCGCGCGTCTCCACTTCACTACTAGTTTTGTGCACAATCTCTTTATTTGATCTTATTGAGGTTTGCGAACTATGGGAGATCGATCGCTGTGGAACTTGTTCAAATCGTTTCGTAAAATTACACAATTTTCTGTTTTGTTTAatgttttgtttttcctttgGAGAGTTAGGAGAATTTAAATGCAATATGTGCACAGGTTCATgggcttttttttcctttttctgatGAAGATCAGAGCACCATCATTGTGCCTGAGGAAAAACttagaaatttattattttgatcatgttatgatttttttttctggatCCTATTTTCAGTAATAAGTTATCTTTGTGTAGGGCCCTAGTAATATGGCTTCGCATTATCAAGCTGCTTTATTGGTTGCTTCTCCATCGTATCCAAACTCCATTGCTTGGTCGAACGAAAATTTGGTGGCTATTGCATCAGGCCATATCATTACTATATTGGTATGCAAACATTGTTAACCTTGCATTACATAGTATTTTACATTTATGTTCTTAAATGTTGTTAAATTgctttatttgttatttatctTGCACGCATGTTGTGCTCTTGCTAGAACCCAGCTTTGCATGCGGGTCCTCGAGGTCTCATTACGCTTCATCCTGATAAGCCATTTCCTATAGGAGTTGTTGACAAAGAAGGTTGCATcctttctttcaatttttactctcttttttttctttttttttttcctctttataCATAACTTTGTCAAATAATTGGGTTTTGCGAGAATGTAGTTACTTTTCGGCCTATTGTTTACATCGTCACTTGATATGAAATTTTGCAGATCTTCTTAGTCCATGTTTAATGCCTACAAGTTTGTCCCGTGATGTTCGTCCATGTGCTCGGTCGATTTCGTGGTCTCAACCGGGTTTTGCATCTAACTCGGGGTAAACACAATTTCGTCAACCTTCATGACTCTTGAAATTGCATAAGATTTTGCTGGTTTGTTGAATTTGGTTTTTTGGTATTTATATATGACTCACTTTAGATGCTTGCTGGCTGTTTGCACCACTGGAGGTCATGTGAAGTTATATCGCGCTCCTTTTTGTGAATTTACTGCTGAATGGATTGAGGTAtccattatatttgaatttctcattataaatGTTAATATTGCGTTCCATCCTTTTGAATAGACACAAAAATAATCATATCCATAACTCTCTTGCTTATGATAGGTTGTGGACATCTCCGAGTTGCTTTTTAAGCATCTAGAAAGTACTGAGTTTGGAGAGCATAATGCTTCTGAATTTCATCAGAAGGTTAGTTCTTTAATAGTCTTTTTTAATTTCCTAAATAAACATGCTACTGCATCTAACCGTTTCATCAAATAGATAGTAGCTTCTGAGAGTTCTCTGTGTTCTGTCTCTTTCTTGCCATGAAAATTCTTTTCATCTTGTACCAAAAGCAAGGCAGCACAGGCTGCACAACAGGGAGAGGTTGCGCTGAAGAGTTGGAAGAATCTCTTTCCAGTAAGGGCTCTGgacgaagaaaaagaaagactTTAGGCAAAAGGTCAATTTTCACCTTTTATTTGGTATTCATGCATTTTGCctatatatgaatatgatatGTGGGAATAGTCTTAATGTATAGTCTATATGTCGTATTGATCTTGGGAGCTGCATACATCTTTCTTGAGGTTTACTAACATTAGTTGCTTTTGTGAGGATTGGTGACCCTTTTTCTTACATATATTATTAGAAACCATAGCGTAGTCTGATCTAAGCAAACTGCAAGTTATTATTTATGTCCTAATGTCTAGGTTTATTTGTGagaattattgaattttttgtttCAGACTGACAAGTTCCTTTTCAAATTCATATTATGTTTTCTTTTGGTCACTTTTATCTCTCTTATTCAATGTTAAATGATTGTATATAGGCATTACCTAAATTATATATTAGCATTGTCATCTTATCTAGGGTTGTACTATAGATTCAGACATATTCATTGtctttcctatttttttttttaaatttattctcttatcaaacattaaattttgtagagatGGGGCCAATGAAGAATTTGTAGAACTCTCTTATTGTTCAAAGAAGGCGAAATTAAGGGATAAAGGTGGTCGTCTTGCAGCATCCAATACGGCTACTCCAAATAAGGTATCCATGTGTTCTCTTCCTGATTTTGCTTTCACCGGTAATGCTTTGAAGgggataaaaaattttgagtcatGCAGCGAAAAGTACATCAGTTGTTTGTTGGGGGTGTGAATATTTCTGGTTGGTGGTTCATTTTGTAAATGACATGTTATCTCAGGTCATTGAGGTTGAATCTGGAACTTTCGTGGTGAATGATCAAAGTTTGCCATCAAGAGTTAAGGGAAGATCATCTTTGAATGGAGAAAACAATTCCTTTCCTCTAATTACAGCAAAGCAGTATGCATCTCGTAGTGCTTTACTATCATCCCTCGTAGTGGCATGGTCTCCAGTTGTAACATTATGCGGAAGCAAATGTGCTATTTTAGCTGTTGGAGCTAAGTCCGgtaatatttctttttggaaAATTTGCACACCACAATTCTACACAGTGGAGCATGATGGAGTTCCAGCTGATGCAATACTCATCGGGCTTCTTCAGGCGCATAGTGCATGGATAACAGCAATTAGTTGGGGAGTTGCCACTTCAAGTTGCTTAAAGTCCCAGTTAGCTGTGGCTACTGGTAGTTGTGACGGAAggtgattttttcttttttcctaccGTTTTGCGACTTTTGTCCttctcttcacttcttctttcTAGTATTTGCTAGGCTCTTTTtaatctatatttttcttttcaaaaaaaaaacacagcgTGAAGATATGGTTGGGAGATGTTCAAAGACTAGTTCAATCTACAGAGGCAACCAATAGGTCCTTTTCCTTACTAACTgaggtaaatttttttatgcataccACTCTCATGACTACAGAGCATGTACATGCGAACCATATTTTGTTAGAACTAATCTTATGAGCTAAGAAAATAGATTGCGTATataggaaaaaagaaattgtaGTAGTCAGTCCGCTCACCCCCTCCCTTTATTATATGGTTTGTGCCAGATGTTATATGCTGATGAGGAGTAACCAAGAAAACAACCCCAGTTTTCATTAGTAGATGTTATACCCTGGTTAGCAGTCATCtgttatttgtggacttgaatTCAACGTCCCATTTTAACTCCTCTCATCTTCAACAGGTCACAAATGCTACATCAGCCCCAGTTTCAACAATTTCGTTGATTGTGCAAGCTCAATCTcaagataaaattattttggcaATTGGAAGAGGATCTGGATCACTTGAAACGTGGATATATTGCCTATCTAGCAACAAAATTCAATGTGCTGGCATTTCTGAAGCACATGATCAAGTGGTATATGTACAATTTGATGAAGTTAGATGTCATTGAACTCATATTTACAGTGCCGACCTGTATACTTTTTTGCAGGTGACCGGTCTAGCTTGGGCTTTTGATGGTCATTGTTTGTACAGCTGCAGCCAGGTTACTTTACATTCATTAATCATCAAACATATGTTATTGACTAGTAtctgtttgtaatttttttgcttcaaaagaaaaaagaaaatacattgTAGCTTTGAGATAGCACACGTCAAATTACAAGTCTAGTGGAATTGTATTAGGGCATATATATAGTACATCTTTGCTGGTTTACTGACTCAAGTTCATACCTTGACAATAGGACAATTCTGTGCGTAGTTGGACTTTACATGGAAGTCGTCAACGCCAAGTTCCTTTCCCTTCAAATTTTCCaggcataaaaaattcaacaaatgtACATCATTTAGGTTTATTTTCCTGCTATTCTTGATTTCCatcttttccccttttcttaTGGAGTATGAAACTCATATGCAGCTCTCACAAGTATCTGACCAATGCTTTGGCCTTGCACTTGCTCCTGGAGAATTGATGGTTGCTGTGGTGAGCTCAATCTCTCAGAAGATCGCTTCCGTATTTATATTTTCTGCTATTTATTTATGTTCTTTAGACACGCATAAACGCGAAAGGAGTTGGTTCCAATCTTTATATATCGTGTCGatagttttttatttactttgcaTTTAAATCATGATCTAACAAGATCATTACACTTCAGGTTCGCAGTTTGGAGACTAATCTTTTG from Ananas comosus cultivar F153 linkage group 18, ASM154086v1, whole genome shotgun sequence encodes:
- the LOC109724071 gene encoding uncharacterized protein LOC109724071, yielding MASHYQAALLVASPSYPNSIAWSNENLVAIASGHIITILNPALHAGPRGLITLHPDKPFPIGVVDKEDLLSPCLMPTSLSRDVRPCARSISWSQPGFASNSGCLLAVCTTGGHVKLYRAPFCEFTAEWIEVVDISELLFKHLESTEFGEHNASEFHQKQGSTGCTTGRGCAEELEESLSSKGSGRRKRKTLGKRDGANEEFVELSYCSKKAKLRDKGGRLAASNTATPNKVIEVESGTFVVNDQSLPSRVKGRSSLNGENNSFPLITAKQYASRSALLSSLVVAWSPVVTLCGSKCAILAVGAKSGNISFWKICTPQFYTVEHDGVPADAILIGLLQAHSAWITAISWGVATSSCLKSQLAVATGSCDGSVKIWLGDVQRLVQSTEATNRSFSLLTEVTNATSAPVSTISLIVQAQSQDKIILAIGRGSGSLETWIYCLSSNKIQCAGISEAHDQVVTGLAWAFDGHCLYSCSQDNSVRSWTLHGSRQRQVPFPSNFPGIKNSTNLSQVSDQCFGLALAPGELMVAVVRSLETNLLNQMYQARTQRAVVEFFWTGGQLLEPLEKNVSCGSKPSELSKRELQCWECNILWSLKNFENGDKLPVLWDTIAALLVLKKLAPTFVRDLLSKWISSWFPEKQESGYMEKTLLHVQNMLSVISSRRIHLLNIISRRLMPRKEKAEVPKWEQHNFSDKTYVEGETELWHNFLVNSERELTERLVASTFTTVLSRAALSPDSFSVDTSWFPIGVAQMEQWVAINSKVVHNQLKVLGSKFKELGTRIDSVCEYSKSEVCSFCTGPVQFKSPDVASCEGRKVEGGEVESHKLSRCAVSMKLCSITEPMWFCCCCNRWINKLAPQAIFTMPSSPLDVNCGCGSFDLDEVCLPLCPFCGILLQRSMPEFLLSVCPV